The Orrella daihaiensis genome contains the following window.
TGCTTATTTGCCTGACGGTCGCACGCCTGCAGACAGTGCGACGGTGCGCACGGTGTTTATCATTGGCCCGGACAAGAAAATCCGTTTGATGATGATCTACCCGATGTCGGTAGGTCGCAACTTTGCGGAAATCCTGCGTGCGCTTGATGCTGTGCAGGCGACCGATGGTGTGCCAATCGCCACGCCTGCCAACTGGCAGCCTGGTCAGGATGTGATCGTAGCCTTGAGTTTGACCGACGAGCAGGCCAAAGAGAAGTTTGGCGATATTGATGTCAAACTGCCTTACCTGCGCTATGCCAAAGCACCGAAGTAATGCGGTTGCTTACCAAATAAAAAACGGCCCTAGGGCCGTTTTTTTTATGCTCTAAACCTGCTGGTGCCCAATGATGGGTTAGATGGCTTAACCGACTTGCCAAGTAAGCCTTGGGGTTTTGCAAATAGCGAGTAAGATTGATTCGCATTGCACTAGAATACAGTTATTCATATTCATTCAACTCGCAAAACAACCCAGGAGCTTGCTGCTTTGTCCTTTCAAATGCGTTCGATTCGCCTGTCATTTGGTGACACTGCAGTCATTAACGACCTCGATCTAGACGCTGGACCTGGGGAGATCATTTGTTTGTTGGGTCCTTCGGGTTGCGGCAAGACGACAACGTTGCGGGTGTTGGCTGGTCTTGAGCGGCCGGACTCGGGTTCGGTCGAGATCGATGGGCAGGTCGTCTGCGACCAGACAGTGGAGGTAGCACCCGAGTCGCGGCACATCGGCTATTTGTTTCAGGACTATGCGTTGTTTCCGCATTTGACAGTCGCCCAGAACGTGGGCTTTGGCATTGAGGGGCAGGCTAATGCAGCCCATGAGGTTCGAGCCTTGCTTGATCGTGTGCAAATGGGTCGATTCGCGCAGGCGATGCCGCACACACTGTCTGGCGGTCAGCAGCAAAGGGTTGCCTTGGCTCGTGCGTTGGCCAGAAAGCCTAAATTGCTATTGCTTGATGAGCCGTTTTCGGGGCTTGATACGGCTTTGAAGATCCAGTTACGCGAGAGCACGCACTCGCTACTGAAGGAAATTGGCACCAGCGCAGTGATTGTGACTCATGACGCTGAAGAAGCCATGTTCATGGCTGACCGCATTGCGCTCATGCGCGACGGACGCATCGTGCAGTTGGGCACACCCGCTGAGCTCTACAACCAGCCGGTCGATGAGTTCACTGCGCGGTTCCTAGGCGAAGTGATTGAGTTGCCAGGCCAAAGCAACGGTACCTTGACTGCCACGGTGGCAGGTGATTTCTCCAGTAACAAACCGCAACCAACTGGCTCAGTGAGCGTGTTGGTCAGGCCCGAGGACCTAGAGCTGACATCTGAAGATGGCCCCTACGTCATCGGTCATCGCCATTTCATTGGCTCGCACACGCTCGTTGACTTATTGGGGCAAGACGCTAACCTGCCTGATATTCAGTTGTCGGTGCCAACCGCCCAAGCCAATCGTCTTCAATGGGGCCAGCGTGTGTGCCCGAAGTCACGCCGCCATCAGCCATTGCTCATCATCAAATGAAGCTGCGATACCGTCCTAGTGCGGCCGCCTGGCTCGCGATTTTGATTGGGCTGACGCTGTCGTTGCCATTGATCAGCATCGTATTGAGCGTGTTCCAACAAGGGCAGGGCAATTGGCCTCATCTTGTGGAAACGGTATTGCCGAGATATGTCGTCAACAGCCTTTATCTGACCGCTGCCGTTGGCTTAGGCGTTGGGCTAATTGGCGTCGGCTGCGCCTGGTTGGTGGTGATGTGTCAGTTTCCAGGTCGCCGGTTGTTTGAGTGGGCATTGATATTGCCGCTGGCGATGCCGGCCTACGTGGTGGCCTATGCCTACACGGATGTATTGCAAAGCTCGGGGCCGGTGCAAGTTTGGTGGCGAGAAATGACTGGCCTGCGGTTTGGTGAATATTGGTTTCCACAAATTAGATCGCTCGGTGGCGCCATCACCGTGTTTATTTTTGTGCTTTATCCCTACGTTTACCTGTTGGCCAGAACAGCCTTCCTAGAGCAGTCAGTTGCTACTCTAGAGGCTTCGCGCATGCTCGGCAAAACCCCTTTGGGCGCCTTTCAAAAAATTGCATTGCCATTGGCCCGTCCGGCCATTGTCGTGGGAGTTTCGCTAGCGTTGATGGAAACGCTGGCTGACTTTGGTACGGTGTTTCATTTTGGGGTACAGACTTTTACGACTGGCATCTATCGGACATGGGCGAGTCTGGGCGACAAAGTCGCGGCCGCCCAGCTCTCAAGTGCTTTGTTGGCATTTGTGGCCATCTTGTTGGTACTTGAGCGCAGCAGTCGAGCGCGCGCTAAATATTACGAGTCACGTATTCGCTTTACGAGCCCCAAATCCTTTGAGCTAAAGGGCGTGCGCGCCTTTGGTGCTT
Protein-coding sequences here:
- a CDS encoding ABC transporter ATP-binding protein, whose translation is MRSIRLSFGDTAVINDLDLDAGPGEIICLLGPSGCGKTTTLRVLAGLERPDSGSVEIDGQVVCDQTVEVAPESRHIGYLFQDYALFPHLTVAQNVGFGIEGQANAAHEVRALLDRVQMGRFAQAMPHTLSGGQQQRVALARALARKPKLLLLDEPFSGLDTALKIQLRESTHSLLKEIGTSAVIVTHDAEEAMFMADRIALMRDGRIVQLGTPAELYNQPVDEFTARFLGEVIELPGQSNGTLTATVAGDFSSNKPQPTGSVSVLVRPEDLELTSEDGPYVIGHRHFIGSHTLVDLLGQDANLPDIQLSVPTAQANRLQWGQRVCPKSRRHQPLLIIK
- a CDS encoding ABC transporter permease yields the protein MKLRYRPSAAAWLAILIGLTLSLPLISIVLSVFQQGQGNWPHLVETVLPRYVVNSLYLTAAVGLGVGLIGVGCAWLVVMCQFPGRRLFEWALILPLAMPAYVVAYAYTDVLQSSGPVQVWWREMTGLRFGEYWFPQIRSLGGAITVFIFVLYPYVYLLARTAFLEQSVATLEASRMLGKTPLGAFQKIALPLARPAIVVGVSLALMETLADFGTVFHFGVQTFTTGIYRTWASLGDKVAAAQLSSALLAFVAILLVLERSSRARAKYYESRIRFTSPKSFELKGVRAFGAFMACAIPLAGGFVLPVLMLLYMHVSAGHDLTNPRYLSMIANSTILAGVAALVAVLVSLFLAFVARIERSPATLAVNKIASMGYAIPGTMIAIGILYPVAFADNFLNQISHGLFGQSIGLVLTGSFAALILAYMVRFMAVSLNTVSASLGKITPNMEAAARTLGKGRLATVRQIHAPLISGGLLTAALIVFVDVMKELPATLILRPFNFDTLAIQAYNLAKDERLTQAATPSLVIVAVGLLPLMILSRQIMRSRRIVKPERHL